A single region of the Eremothecium gossypii ATCC 10895 chromosome V, complete sequence genome encodes:
- the TEC1 gene encoding Tec1p (Syntenic homolog of Saccharomyces cerevisiae YBR083W (TEC1)): MNEEGAGARFENLFNSQMYYGDGRDGRDGREGGGGRRWHPSQTRVFDVFLGDSPRVRQPDIFAYEGKGGKEEEEEEGVALVNTGQGLARGGGALAQETPPATADEERLGEQVGGLGSRSNSLPTPLSTASQGDKWPPQVESAFLSALKVIMKNGTSKIKLREKNYGRNELISLFIKHRCGEVRTKKQISSHIQVWKKSILNKVSNSIETNEFEKELLNLIEHGAAQTSESWRLFEETFNEILDAEESTTDGSLSSERSTPGGAQGLLVHSPCLTGMGTLPQQPSILGPMEYKKEPTTPLEYAQEIYSHLKSYKCVPVNTERQIYSPTFPPATATRPPVAANAAPTGDESHKRIIEAAKEVEFQQRRLIEELFQQQPHNMKQRGPMKAPTSSPGGFTSYRMDDQIQTPYSAGYPSNNKPMPRYYGVSSQQRYAYPMLQQMSFSTWVPRMSPTSHGYPSQQQSPLAPQVALHQQHLQQRPQSSHMLSQQQQQQQQQQQQQQQQQQQQQQQEQQEQQQHSPAQHAQQSQSRQPVQNSQQHSLSQSPVLTQQQVSLQQHSQQRPHPQHPQQQHLQQLQQHSRQIHLQSSEQQTRSSQQSQPPPQPSSQHPQSSQKRHQQPQLQHHLPLQLQHPPQTHHPHHHLQQQQNHLQQHHLQQQQQQQQQQQQAQQQSQLQNPEKQHLHKQPASPPPQPQAQPQVQQQAQQQQQQAQHQSSQPPQQQAQPQAQAQAQPPSTAPAPQQHQRQPNQPQAPQPHPNSQEITQQLPHRQAHALQQTQPAQAISPHNKEYSGDESA; encoded by the coding sequence ATGAATGAGGAGGGCGCAGGAGCGCGGTTTGAGAACCTGTTCAATTCGCAGATGTACTACGGGGACGGGCGCGACGGGCGCGACGGGCGGGAGgggggcggcgggcggcggtggcACCCGAGCCAGACGCGGGTGTTCGATGTGTTTCTGGGCGACAGCCCGCGCGTGCGGCAGCCCGACATCTTCGCGTACGAGGGCAAGGGCGgcaaggaggaggaggaggaggagggcgtGGCGCTGGTGAACACGGGGCAGGggctggcgcgcggcggcggcgcgctggcgcaggagacgccgccggcgacggcggATGAGGAGCGGCTGGGCGAGCAGGTGGGCGGCCTGGGCTCGCGGTCGAACTCGCTGCCCACGCCGCTGTCGACGGCGAGCCAGGGCGACAAGTGGCCGCCGCAAGTGGAGAGCGCGTTTCTGTCGGCGCTGAAGGTGATTATGAAGAACGGCACGTCGAAGATCAAGCTGCGCGAGAAGAACTACGGGCGCAACGAGCTCATCTCGCTGTTCATCAAGCATCGCTGTGGCGAGGTGCGCACGAAGAAGCAGATCTCGTCGCACATCCAGGTGTGGAAAAAGTCAATTCTGAACAAGGTGTCCAATAGCATCGAGACCAACGAGTTCgagaaggagctgctgaaCCTCATCGAGCATGGCGCGGCGCAGACGAGCGAGAGCTGGCGCCTGTTTGAGGAGACGTTCAACGAGATCTTGGACGCTGAGGAGTCCACCACGGACGGCTCCCTGAGCAGCGAGCGCAGCACCCCGGGTGGCGCGCAGGGCCTGCTCGTGCACTCCCCGTGTCTGACAGGCATGGGCACACTTCCGCAGCAGCCCTCGATCCTGGGTCCGATGGAGTACAAGAAGGAGCCGACGACGCCGTTGGAATACGCGCAGGAGATATACAGTCACCTAAAGTCCTACAAGTGCGTGCCGGTGAACACGGAACGCCAGATATACTCCCCGACATTCCCGCCGGCGACTGCTACGCGGCCGCCCGTCGCGGCGAACGCGGCACCTACGGGGGACGAGTCCCATAAACGTATCATAGAGGCTGCGAAGGAGGTCGAATTCCAACAGAGGCGCCTCATTGAGGAGCTATTTCAGCAACAACCACATAATATGAAGCAGCGGGGGCCGATGAAGGCCCCCACCTCCTCCCCAGGTGGGTTTACTTCCTATCGTATGGACGACCAGATACAGACCCCGTATTCTGCCGGTTATCCCTCGAATAACAAGCCAATGCCTCGCTATTATGGGGTTTCTTCGCAACAGCGTTACGCATATCCTATGTTACAACAGATGAGTTTTTCTACTTGGGTTCCTCGTATGTCTCCAACGTCGCATGGGTATCCATCTCAGCAGCAATCGCCGTTGGCACCGCAAGTGGCATTGCATCAGCAGCACCTCCAGCAGAGGCCGCAGTCTTCTCACATGCTTtcccagcagcagcagcagcagcagcagcaacaacaacagcaacagcagcagcagcagcagcagcagcaacaggAACAGCAGGAACAACAGCAGCATTCCCCTGCACAACACGCTCAGCAGTCACAGTCACGTCAACCTGTACAAAACTCTCAACAGCACTCGCTATCACAGTCGCCAGTACTCACGCAACAACAGGTCTCGTTGCAACAACACTCACAGCAGCGCCCACACCCTCAGCACCCACAGCAGCAacacctgcagcagctgcagcagcatTCGCGGCAAATCCATCTACAATCTTCCGAGCAGCAAACACGGTCATCACAGCAATCTCAACCACCACCACAACCGTCATCGCAACATCCACAGTCATCTCAAAAACGGCATCAACAGCCGCAACTTCAACATCATTTGCCGCTGCAACTTCAGCACCCACCTCAAACTCACCATCCACATCACCACTTACAGCAGCAACAAAACCACCTACAACAGCACCACctacagcagcagcagcagcagcagcagcagcagcagcaagcACAGCAGCAGTCACAACTTCAGAATCCAGAAAAGCAGCATTTACACAAGCAGCCAGCTTCGCCACCACCACAACCCCAAGCACAACCTCAAGTACAGCAACAAGCccagcagcaacagcagcaagCACAACATCAATCATCGCAACCACCGCAACAGCAGGCACAACCCcaagcacaagcacaagcacaaCCACCTTCAACAGCACCGGCACCTCAACAACATCAACGCCAACCAAACCAGCCACAGGCACCACAACCTCACCCGAACTCACAAGAAATCACGCAGCAGCTTCCACATCGACAGGCCCATGCGCTGCAACAGACACAGCCAGCACAGGCAATCAGCCCTCATAACAAAGAATACAGTGGTGACGAGTCTGCCTGA